A region from the Mesorhizobium shangrilense genome encodes:
- a CDS encoding glutathione S-transferase family protein: MILYSMIDSGNCYKPRLLMAKLGLSFITVEVSSHTGETRKADFVAKNPNAMVPLLELDDGRRLAESNAILLYLAEGTRFLPADRYERGLAYQWLFFEQYSHEPYIAVRKALLTFPERAGDATPERLAVTLERGNKALGVMNKYLENNGFFVGDSFSVADVALYAYTHTAEQGGFQLDAYPAVVAWLKRVEADQGHMPMEWVG, encoded by the coding sequence ATGATACTCTACAGCATGATCGACAGCGGCAATTGCTACAAGCCGCGCCTGCTGATGGCCAAGCTTGGGCTGAGCTTCATCACTGTCGAGGTCAGCTCGCACACCGGCGAGACGCGCAAAGCCGACTTTGTTGCCAAGAACCCGAACGCCATGGTGCCGCTGCTCGAACTCGACGACGGCCGGCGGCTGGCCGAATCCAACGCCATCCTGCTCTATCTCGCCGAAGGCACGCGCTTCCTGCCGGCGGACAGATACGAGCGCGGGCTGGCCTATCAATGGCTGTTCTTCGAGCAATACAGCCACGAGCCCTACATTGCCGTGCGCAAGGCCCTGCTGACCTTTCCCGAGCGGGCAGGGGATGCGACGCCGGAGCGGCTGGCAGTGACGCTGGAGCGCGGCAACAAGGCGCTCGGCGTGATGAACAAATACCTGGAAAACAACGGCTTTTTTGTCGGCGATTCCTTCAGCGTCGCCGACGTCGCGCTCTATGCCTATACGCACACGGCAGAGCAGGGCGGCTTCCAACTCGACGCCTACCCGGCGGTGGTGGCGTGGCTGAAGCGGGTGGAGGCGGATCAGGGGCATATGCCAATGGAGTGGGTGGGGTAG